The Parambassis ranga chromosome 13, fParRan2.1, whole genome shotgun sequence genome contains the following window.
TCATTGAGAGACATGGAAGCCAAACAACACCAGATAAAGAGCCTCAAAAGCTACCCAGAGACCGGCGGCCGGAGCCTGGCAGCGGCCGCCGGAggggacggaggaggaggaggaggaggaggaggcggtggtggtggtggtgggtgtcGAGCCGGCTCGGCTGAAATGGAGATGGAGTCGAAGATCCAGAAAGCCATCGATTTCAAGGCGGAGGGTCACCGTTGCTACAAAGAGAAGAAATTTCGGGAAGCCATAGGCAAGTACCACCGggcgctgctgcagctgaaggggGTGCATGTTGTCGACGGCACGACGGGATCCGAGGTCAACCTGCTGAACCAAGCCGCGGCCAAGCTGACCGAGGAGCAGCGGAGAGCCGCGGAGAGCACCGAGATCGAGTGCTACGACAGCCTGACAGGTGAGCAAGGCCAGCACACcccaacacacaacacccaGAGCCCGGTGCTGCTGACACCATTGTTCGTTCCGGTTCACTGGGTTCACACAAGGTAGTAGGCTGTAGTGATTCTGGCTTCCTCCGGTACAGAGGCAGCTGAAAACAGGCAGATGATGCTGATTTAATAGAAAACATGAACATATTATTTTACCTTACCATGTGTGCCTTTATTTACTAGTAGGCCAGAGGGTGCATTGTCATAAATTGTTATGGGTGATAAGGAGAAAGTAACAAGGATCGTGTGAAGAAGTACATGTTAGCACCACGGGGAGACAATTTTGTCTCATGGTGTACTTTAATATGTGACTTCCtcttaaacctaaccaagtgatGTCCCAAACctgaccaacaaaaacaaagaatcaGTGACAGACAATGGACGTAGAAGATTCCAGTCCACGTTACCAACCACCTGCCCTCTAACAAGTGCAAAGCTcttctttttctgcattttgattCACTACTAATGAGTGATATTGCACTTACTGCAACTACTAGTAGGTAGAGAACAACCAAATCAGTTGATACCACTTATGTTGCCATGCCAATTTCAGCCATCCAAATGGTTTGTGTGCCATTGCTTTGCTTCAGAGGGACACTGCTGTTGCAAAACaggctgtaaataaataaaaagtggaGCCATAATGTTTtcattattatgtaaataagtcacactgctgtgttgtCTGCTGGAGTCAGCGGAGATGGGGTGATGTAAGGGACTGTGTGTTTAATGGCACCAACGTGTAGTGCAGGGTTAACAGAGCTCTTCATTACTGTTAATCAGTTACTACTTGTAAATGTAATTACCTCATGACATGCGTTTTAAGAGAGCAAAGTTCTGAGTGCTAATAAAGCTGTAAGAGATCCATTAAAGTAAGGATGCAGCTGTCATTTTTACTGTTACTGATTTTAGCATGACATCGGAACCAGATGTGTTCAGATTAAAGAGAGAGGAAGCTGCCAATCAGGAACActtctatatatatctataatgACAGATTTCAGAGGAAAATCAACTACCTTTAAGTCACAGTATGCTAATGAATGTTGACATCCACAAGGAACTGATGGTGATAGTGATTAATGGTGCTCAATGGCACTAGGGCAGTTACACTACATTACTTATGAGGCATATGTGAATGTTGTGATTTTGGGGAGAGAGCAGCAGTGACCGGCGGCGATGTTGTGTCTCTCTGCTGCCCAGTAGTCGTCCTGCCATTGAAGGTCGCTTGTTCTGTGCAGCGTTCGGGGGCCTGTCTGGAGCCCGTAGGAAGGCTACTGTGGCGTGAGGGAAAGACGGGGGAGGGAATGAGAAGAGGTGGGGGGtgtggaaggaaggaagggttGAAAAATGAAAGACGGAAGGACAAGTGAGgagataaaacagaaagaagtgaaagagaggaaaaatagACATGGAGAgtaacagcagagagcagtggaACAAAAAAGGAGGGGAGTGGACTGCCACCGCACAACAGGGGGCCATatttaccatggcaaccagcgCTGGGCCTTTTCCCTTGTTGTTGTATTAATACTACTCATGCCCTcacacgagtgtgtgtgtgtgcgtgcacactcacacaaaaagaCCTCACTTAAACCTTGCTTTGCCAGCACCCATTATGTTTACACGAGCAGTGCTTAAAATCACTGCTGGCTTACTCAGTCACTGCTTCCTACCGTATATATGATAGACACGCAATTGTTAACAGCTATTTGAGCTCTTGGTCACATATATTAAATAGACATTTATCAAATGGCACAAACATCATTGTCAAaatccccacagggattaataaagtaattcttaatcttaatcttaaatccCATGTTTCTGTCATGTTGTGGTTAAACAAACTGGTCCATGATCCCATTAATAAAAGCATGTAAATGTAAGGTTATTGTCATCCACATGGAGTCAAACAGTCTGGCATATTTTAGAAAAACTAACGATTTTAGTTGGGTGTAGTCTGCATGTTATAAAATCATGCCCAGTGAAGCTTGCACCAACTGAAATTAAGCGGTGACTCACTGGGTGTAAAGTCAGCTGCAGGTCTTTGTTGTGTGGATCCACCTGGTTTCCCAGAATTCTGCTGGGCAAGTGGTGTCCATAACCGTGGTTATGAGTGAGAAGCTGCAGTTTGATTGGCCAGCTGTCTCCGGCTCTGACAAATGACAGGAGAGCAACAAGCAAGCAGAACCAGTCACACGTGGAAGAGTGGTTGCGTGTAagggtgtgggtgggtggatggttgtgtgtgggtgtctgtttTGGGTGCTCATCCATCTATGTGGGTGGTGCTTTCTGAGCTGCTTGTCCTGCCATTCTTACCGTGCCTAGTGCTGACATTGCCGTTTTTTTTATTGGAGTGTATTGGTGTGCACCTGCCTTTTGGGGTGATGTGTTTTCTTATCTTCCTGACATTGCTGTGATGAGGACGCACTTTTCCTCTTGTCTTTATGTGTGTCCTCTATTgagaataaatacatgtactAAAGAGgaaccagctcagaggaaaccatacagaacagagacagaaaagatgTGACTAACATTATATATAAAAGACATAAATGTGCTTTAATAAGGACCAACAAAAACACCACCTGATTCTGTCAGACAGAACAACGATGGGATGATGAATGTCCTATTTGCTGGCCTTGTTAAGGAGATCCCATGTCTGTGTATCCCTGTAGCGCCACATCTAAATGGGTTACCACTGCCACCATCTGTGTCTGTCGCAGTTCACTGTGGTGCAACATGTTGGCCTGAGGCAGACTGCTAGACCTTCtcagacatccatccatccacccaccacaaacacactgtgaggctcatacagaaacaacagatgTGACTGGAGTTTGTTTGCTCCTTTTCCTGGTATTGATCATGAAAAGGCAGCAATGATAGCAGTGACCTGTACTGAGCATTTTAGAAGCTGGCGTAAGTTTTAATCAGTTCAAATGTTCACCACAAAGAGAATAAGACAGGAGGAGCGGGATGTTGTGATCCTGTGGAGAGCAATCAGCCTGACTTTTTATTAACTCGCTCTGATCTCTTTCTCAAATCTCCCTTTGTGCCTCCTGACTGGCTCAATCTGTGAATGAGTCATAAGTCACAGGCGCAGCAGGAGAGGagtgaaaatgtttgtttcGTTACACCAGCCACCTTTTTATCCAACTGCTGCGGCTCATAGTCGCCACGATGACGATCCAGCAATTTCCACCTACTCATCACATTATAAAAAGGTTAAGGGAATTcaaataaaagtgtttgttcAACATGAAGAACAAGCAGgagaaaatgttcttttgtATTTTACATGAAGCAGCTGCAAGAATATAAACAGTGAGTGTAGTTTATATCATCTCTTGCTGCTATGACTGTTAACCGGCAATAAACTCTGCAGTCCGTGGCTTTAATTTCCTGTTTAGAAGGAAGTAAAGTTAAATATAGACACATGCTGTAATTGGTAGTGAGGAAATGTCTGATTGAAACTCCTTTAAAGCTACAAAGGAGAATGTTTGCCTCCCCCTACTGGCCATCTGAGTAAAACGCTGATCAATGTTTCATTGATCTTCTAAGCACACGCCTGTCACATGCTTTCTTCTTTAGATTGTAATCCTTATTCTGGACCATCATCGCTTAGACATTTAGTAAACCTGCCGATGCTCCTCACTAGTTATAAGTTAAGGCATGGCAGTGTCACCAGATTTAAAACTTACAGTAagatttatctttattttttgagcttTGGGTTGCATCAGGATGAGCTGTGAGAATGATCACCTTttaaaatgatgttagcacCTTCCAGCAGACATTAAAGGaacatta
Protein-coding sequences here:
- the ttc9b gene encoding tetratricopeptide repeat protein 9B; protein product: MHSTLLRSSPTKHTFVSEHHGPLQLLSLRDMEAKQHQIKSLKSYPETGGRSLAAAAGGDGGGGGGGGGGGGGGGCRAGSAEMEMESKIQKAIDFKAEGHRCYKEKKFREAIGKYHRALLQLKGVHVVDGTTGSEVNLLNQAAAKLTEEQRRAAESTEIECYDSLTACLLQSELVNYERVKEYCLKVLSHQKDHFKAMYRAGIAFYHLGDYECALRYLRDAKNREPTDTNVLRYIQLTEMKMSKSGLRERDGGKETQG